Proteins encoded by one window of Bradyrhizobium sp. B097:
- a CDS encoding amino acid ABC transporter substrate-binding protein: MYRGLITTAVLVAGIASASAATLDTVKQRGTLVCGVSTGFAGFSAPDSQGNFKGLDVDYCRALAAGILGDPAKVRYVALTAQNRFTALQSGEIDVLYRNSTQTYLRGTTLGLRQGPVNFYDGQGFVVKKDLGVKELKDLKGATVCVAQGTTHEVTLGDYGRANGIDWKPLVFDRPDTMYQTFFGGRCDAMTQDASALAGAVATAAPKAEDYVVLPQTISKEPLGPFTRNGDEVWSDIITSLHYGLVEAEELGVTQANVDEMTKSQVPAIQRLLGASGDLGSRLGLDNKWLVAAIKAGGNYGEIFERNVGKASPLKLERGLNATWSKGGLMYAIPFK, translated from the coding sequence ATGTACAGGGGATTGATCACGACAGCTGTTCTCGTCGCCGGCATCGCGAGCGCAAGCGCGGCGACGCTCGACACCGTCAAGCAGCGCGGCACGCTGGTGTGCGGCGTCTCGACCGGCTTTGCCGGCTTCTCGGCGCCGGACTCGCAGGGCAACTTCAAGGGCCTCGACGTCGATTACTGCCGCGCGCTCGCCGCAGGCATCCTCGGCGATCCCGCCAAGGTGCGCTACGTCGCGCTGACCGCGCAGAACCGCTTCACTGCGCTGCAGTCCGGCGAGATCGACGTGCTCTACCGCAACTCGACGCAGACTTATCTGCGCGGCACCACGCTCGGCCTGCGCCAGGGCCCGGTCAATTTCTACGACGGCCAAGGCTTTGTGGTGAAGAAGGACCTCGGCGTGAAGGAGCTGAAGGATCTCAAGGGCGCCACGGTCTGCGTCGCGCAGGGCACCACGCATGAGGTGACGCTCGGCGATTACGGCCGCGCCAACGGCATCGACTGGAAGCCGCTGGTGTTCGATCGCCCCGACACCATGTACCAGACCTTCTTCGGCGGCCGCTGCGATGCCATGACCCAGGACGCTTCGGCGCTCGCAGGCGCGGTCGCGACCGCCGCGCCAAAGGCGGAAGATTACGTCGTGCTGCCGCAGACCATCAGCAAGGAGCCGCTCGGCCCGTTCACCCGCAACGGCGACGAGGTCTGGAGCGACATCATCACCTCGCTGCACTACGGCCTCGTTGAAGCCGAAGAGCTCGGCGTCACCCAGGCCAATGTCGACGAGATGACGAAGTCGCAGGTCCCGGCAATCCAGCGCCTGCTCGGCGCGTCCGGCGATCTCGGCAGCCGGCTCGGCCTCGACAACAAATGGCTGGTCGCGGCGATCAAGGCCGGCGGCAATTACGGCGAGATCTTCGAGCGCAATGTCGGCAAGGCGAGCCCCTTGAAGCTCGAGCGCGGCCTGAACGCGACCTGGAGCAAGG
- a CDS encoding aspartate aminotransferase family protein has product MAANKSRVMHRSLRETPPKAVGGDGVWLIAEDGHRILDSSGGAAVSCLGHQHPRILAAIAKQASKLAYAHTGFFSSEPAEELAERLVGHEPGGLGYVYFVSGGSEAIEASIKLARQYFIERGEPKRARFIARRQSYHGNTLGALSAGGNAWRREPYAPLLSPAFSHVTPAFAYHEKRDHESEAAFVARLAAELEAEFQRLGPENVAAFIAEPVVGATAGCVPAPEGYFRAVRDICNRHGALLILDEVMCGMGRTGTLHAWEQEGISPDIQAVAKGLGGGYQPIGAMLASGAIVDTVRNGSGAFQHGHTYLAHPLACAAALEVQKVISEEKLLDQVKARGRQLEQRLTERFGNHRHVGDIRGRGLFWAIELVADRGTRQPFDPRLKLHQRIKSTAFAGGLGCYPSGGTADGQRGDHVLLAPPYIATSGDIDMIVERLGAAVDSALKDIGHGA; this is encoded by the coding sequence ATGGCAGCCAACAAGAGCCGCGTGATGCATCGCAGCCTGCGCGAAACCCCGCCGAAAGCGGTCGGCGGCGACGGCGTCTGGCTGATCGCGGAGGACGGCCACCGCATTCTCGATTCCTCCGGCGGCGCCGCGGTGTCCTGTCTCGGGCATCAGCATCCGCGGATTCTCGCCGCGATCGCAAAGCAGGCGTCCAAGCTTGCCTATGCGCATACCGGCTTCTTCTCGTCGGAGCCCGCGGAAGAGCTCGCCGAGCGGCTGGTCGGCCACGAGCCCGGCGGCCTCGGCTATGTCTATTTCGTCAGCGGCGGGTCGGAGGCGATCGAGGCCTCGATCAAGCTGGCGCGGCAATATTTCATCGAGCGCGGCGAGCCGAAGCGTGCGCGCTTCATCGCGCGCCGCCAGAGCTATCACGGCAACACGCTCGGCGCGCTGTCGGCCGGCGGCAATGCCTGGCGCCGCGAGCCCTATGCGCCGCTGCTGTCACCCGCGTTCAGCCACGTCACCCCGGCCTTCGCCTATCACGAGAAGCGCGACCATGAATCGGAGGCCGCCTTCGTCGCCCGCCTCGCCGCCGAGCTCGAGGCCGAATTCCAGCGGCTCGGCCCCGAAAACGTTGCCGCCTTCATCGCCGAGCCCGTGGTCGGCGCCACCGCCGGCTGTGTGCCGGCACCGGAAGGCTACTTCAGGGCGGTGCGCGATATCTGCAACCGCCATGGCGCGCTCCTGATCCTCGACGAGGTGATGTGCGGCATGGGCCGCACCGGCACGTTGCATGCTTGGGAGCAGGAAGGCATCTCGCCGGACATCCAGGCCGTCGCCAAGGGCCTCGGCGGCGGCTATCAACCGATCGGCGCGATGCTTGCCAGCGGTGCCATCGTCGACACCGTGCGCAACGGCTCCGGCGCGTTCCAGCACGGCCATACTTATCTCGCGCATCCGCTCGCCTGCGCCGCTGCGCTCGAAGTGCAGAAGGTGATCAGCGAGGAGAAGCTGCTCGACCAGGTCAAGGCGCGCGGCCGCCAACTCGAACAGCGGCTCACTGAGCGCTTCGGCAATCACCGCCATGTCGGCGACATCAGGGGCCGCGGCCTGTTCTGGGCGATCGAGCTGGTCGCCGACCGCGGCACGCGGCAGCCGTTCGATCCCAGGCTGAAGCTGCATCAGCGGATCAAGTCCACAGCGTTTGCCGGCGGGCTCGGCTGCTATCCGTCGGGCGGTACCGCCGATGGCCAGCGCGGCGACCATGTGCTGCTCGCCCCGCCCTATATCGCAACTTCCGGCGACATCGACATGATCGTCGAAAGACTAGGCGCTGCGGTCGACAGCGCGTTGAAGGACATTGGTCACGGAGCATGA
- a CDS encoding MurR/RpiR family transcriptional regulator, producing MAQAQPKPSPLNELCSALPSLPMRLQEVGRFVAANDYDATTRSMRELAAVAGADPASFTRLAKALGYSGWDELRAALTEARRPAQASPFSGRAKGRRAGPNADVQLVHDKIEAEAAGLARISASAIADAARALHAANRIWITGFRSCRSVAELLTYQLRLFRPDTVQLVGGSGPFDLDHGAFRSGDAVVVIGFAPYTLVSVETARAAHQARATLIAIADTISAPMAEGADHLLLFEAASSPGFFPSLTGAIAVAQSLAAVAFTLGGAGAKRRLEQTEGRLAEMSQYFVEKG from the coding sequence ATGGCCCAGGCTCAGCCGAAACCATCGCCCCTGAACGAATTGTGCAGCGCATTGCCGTCGCTGCCGATGCGTTTGCAGGAGGTCGGGCGTTTTGTCGCAGCCAATGATTACGACGCCACCACCCGCTCGATGCGCGAGCTCGCCGCGGTCGCCGGCGCCGATCCTGCATCCTTCACCCGTCTTGCCAAGGCGCTCGGCTATTCCGGCTGGGACGAATTGCGCGCCGCACTCACCGAGGCGCGACGGCCGGCGCAGGCCTCGCCGTTCTCCGGCCGCGCCAAGGGCCGCCGCGCCGGGCCGAATGCCGATGTCCAGCTGGTGCACGACAAGATCGAGGCGGAAGCTGCGGGGCTTGCACGGATTTCCGCGAGCGCGATTGCGGACGCCGCGCGTGCGCTGCACGCCGCGAACCGGATCTGGATCACCGGATTTCGCAGCTGCCGCAGCGTTGCGGAACTGTTGACGTACCAGCTTCGCCTGTTCCGCCCCGACACCGTGCAGCTGGTCGGCGGTTCCGGCCCGTTCGATCTCGACCATGGCGCCTTCCGCTCAGGCGACGCCGTGGTCGTGATCGGCTTTGCGCCCTACACCCTGGTCAGCGTCGAAACCGCGCGTGCAGCGCATCAGGCGCGCGCCACGTTGATCGCGATCGCCGACACCATCAGCGCGCCGATGGCCGAGGGCGCCGATCATCTCCTGCTGTTCGAGGCCGCCTCCTCGCCCGGCTTCTTCCCGAGCCTGACCGGCGCGATTGCAGTCGCCCAGTCGCTGGCCGCCGTCGCCTTCACGCTGGGCGGCGCGGGTGCCAAGCGCAGGCTCGAGCAGACCGAGGGCCGCCTCGCCGAGATGTCACAATACTTTGTCGAGAAAGGATGA